From a region of the Vicia villosa cultivar HV-30 ecotype Madison, WI unplaced genomic scaffold, Vvil1.0 ctg.000045F_1_1_1, whole genome shotgun sequence genome:
- the LOC131622857 gene encoding disease resistance protein RUN1-like: MEPGIAERERLENSRGASQSELTKDRSFLLELILNRSFQSKSTRNKREHGGEDDDSENLKNKYDIEEAREQKNDFSSYVKYQMVDERSVETQSHELQKLLEIIIEEEDLVNLQEALSSMDAYLWQEAINNEFLSENERESSQILDDFGEVWMKKNGEVRGRVVYMVAEGEKAVRVEEMFLIVWFSVIGLEVREFCYGSYNWLGQTGRETELIKEIVAEVWKRLQPKLPQYDDELVGIDSRINTMCSLLRTESQEIRFAGIWGMGGIGKTTLAKLVYKKIHNQFDFSCFLENVREVSSERDGLLCLQRKLLSNLKISSLRIESLDQGKETIRNLLFNKKVLLVLDDLSSDIQLENLAGKQEWFGPRSRVIITTRDRHLLVSLGVCETYDAQILNRDESLQLFCQKAFRRAKPKEDFIELSKRVVQYAGGIPLALKVLGSFLCGRRASVWEDALKMLQQDLQNDVYKTLRISYDGLRDMEKAIFLDIACFFKGKPKDHVTQILKKCGLNPLIAIDVLIEKSLITDDGWHLRMHDLLQEMGRNIVLHESLNDASKRSRLWSVKDIDQVLRSNKGTESTQAVVLSLPDPEAFEASWNPEAFAKMGNLRLLMILNKLQLPLGLKCLPSGLKVLVWREYPLESLPVGDQSNELVDLDMCHSKIKHLWRGMKLLENLKTINLRNSKNLHQTPDFTGIPNLEKLDLEGCINLVEVHASLGLLKKLSYVTLEDCKNLKSLPGKLEMNSLKLLILSGCTAVRKLPDFGESMTNLSILALDEISIAELPPTIGYLTGLHSLVLRECKNIVSLPNTFSKLKSLKRLNLSGCSKFSKLPDNLHENEALECLNVSDSAIREVPPSIVHLKNLVLLLFHGCKGIAWTSESSRLPLGKFFRFGTHTMPKKLILPSFSGLSSLKKLDLSYCNLYDESIPDDLGCLSSLVTLDLSGNNFVNLRDGCISKLSKLERLELKSCQNLQSLPKLPPNVHFVNASDCGSMEPLSNPQEIWGHLASFAFDKLQDASPIKTLLVSPGNEIPSTFFYQNYFDRDIQYLKDNYIWADSTVSISTDIAQLCQRYDRSEWWGMLVCLVVEDVASSTPSQDYRVGWISKVPATTNNILGQLCQKLLEHGFISGVPNSKHPHLLVLYIPVPSSRWCYVQDKFQLIFFSSSLKSKLVIKKCGWRVLCKEDAQLMRKSLPECSTSSANQCVSRGNCLSSPLTSWRWISHLKVPRCFKTFLLAVLCERLPTIAKCRFCTMEATTTIHVLRDCRRACAIWVQMVPPQVREEFFSISLHDWMHRFLQKSWLPNNCEDYDADCLRFSVTTFLLWKDGNNSIPEGDSLTDNGLYSMIKSLVQEHTSPTRHFIKLNVDSCCMENPRNAGYGGLFRDVEGNWLGGFYGSLGFATNMKAELYAICQGLITAWDLGYKNMLVETDSLEAINHIEEANIEHDAYRSLVADIRSLMKRNWSLNLVHSLREDNACADILSRLGAEQHEVYCFHAYPPQQLQRALIADALRVQLPSM; encoded by the exons ATGGAACCTGGAATAGCAGAACGAGAAAGATTAGAGAATTCCAGAGGAGCTTCCCAATCGGAGTTGACAAAAGATCGAAGCTTTCTATTAGAGTTGATACTGAATAGGAGTTTTCAATCAAAGTCGACGCGAAATAAACGCGAGCACGGAGGAGAAGATGATGATTCAG agAACTtgaaaaacaagtatgacattGAGGAAGCTAGAGAACAGAAGAATGATTTTAGCAGCTATGTGAAGTATCAGATGGTAGATGAAAGGTCAGTGGAAACCCAAAGTCACGAACTTCAAAAATTGCTCGAGATAATCATTGAAG aagaagatctAGTAAATCTTCAAGAAGCCTTGTCATCTATGGATGCATATTTATGGCAAGAAGCTATAAACAATGAG TTTCTCTCTGAAAATGAGAGAGAAAGCTCTCagattttggatgattttggtGAAGTGTGGATGAAAAAAAACGGTGAAGTGAGAGGGAGAGTGGTTTATATGGTTGCTGAAGGAGAGAAAGCAGTTAGAGTTGAAGAGAT gtttttgaTTGTTTGGTTTTCTGTTATTGGGTTAGAGGTTAGGGAATTCTGTTATGGTAGTTATAATTGGTTAGGACAG ACTGG ACGTGAAACAGAACTCATTAAAGAAATTGTTGCCGAAGTATGGAAAAGGTTACAACCTAAATTGCCACAgtatgatgatgaattggttggaattgaTTCGAGGATAAACACCATGTGTTCACTTTTAAGGACAGAGTCTCAGGAAATTCGCTTTGCGGGGATATGGGGCATGGGCGGCATAGGAAAGACAACTCTAGCCAAACTTGTGTATAAGAAAATCCATAACCAATTTGATTTCAGTTGCTTTCTTGAGAATGTTAGAGAGGTTTCTAGCGAAAGAGATGGTCTGCTTTGCTTACAAAGAAAATTGCTTTCAAATCTAAAAATAAGCAGCTTGAGAATTGAAAGTTTGGACCAAGGAAAGGAGACAATACGGAATCTTTTATTCAACAAAAAAGTTCTCCTTGTCCTTGATGACCTAAGTTCTGATATCCAACTAGAGAATTTAGCTGGAAAGCAAGAATGGTTTGGTCCTAGAAGCAGGGTAATAATAACAACTAGAGACAGGCATCTCCTAGTATCACTAGGCGTGTGTGAAACTTATGATGCTCAAATCTTAAACAGAGATGAATCCCTTCAACTTTTTTGTCAAAAAGCTTTTAGAAGAGCAAAACCTAAAGAAGATTTCATTGAGTTGTCAAAACGGGTGGTTCAATATGCTGGAGGTATTCCCTTGGCACTCAAAGTGTTGGGTTCATTCCTTTGTGGACGAAGGGCATCTGTATGGGAAGATGCGTTGAAAATGTTGCAGCAGGATCTGCAAAATGATGTTTACAAGACATTAAGAATAAGTTACGATGGATTGCGGGATATGGAAAAGGCAATATTCTTAGATATTGCTTGTTTTTTCAAAGGGAAGCCCAAGGATCATGTAACACAAATATTGAAAAAATGTGGTCTTAATCCATTGATAGCTATAGATGTTCTTATTGAAAAATCATTGATAACTGATGATGGGTGGCATTTGAGGATGCACGATTTGCTGCAAGAAATGGGTAGAAATATTGTTCTGCATGAATCTCTTAATGATGCCAGTAAGCGGAGTAGGTTGTGGTCTGTCAAGGACATTGATCAAGTATTGAGAAGTAATAAG GGAACTGAATCCACTCAAGCTGTAGTTCTAAGTCTTCCTGATCCTGAAGCATTCGAAGCAAGTTGGAACCCTGAAGCTTTTGCAAAGATGGGTAATCTTAGATTGCTCATGATACTAAATAAATTGCAACTTCCACTTGGTCTCAAATGTCTTCCCAGTGGGTTAAAAGTGCTTGTGTGGAGGGAATATCCTCTTGAGTCATTGCCAGTTGGAGACCAATCGAATGAACTTGTTGACCTTGATATGTGTCATAGCAAAATAAAGCACCTTTGGAGAGGAATGAAG CTTCTGGAAAATTTGAAGACCATTAATTTGAGAAATTCCAAAAATCTACATCAAACTCCAGATTTCACTGGAATTCCAAATCTTGAAAAATTGGATCTTGAAGGCTGCATAAACCTGGTTGAGGTTCATGCTTCTCTTGGACTTCTTAAAAAGCTTTCATATGTGACATTAGAAGATTGCAAAAATCTTAAAAGCCTTCCGGGAAAATTGGAAATGAATTCTTTGAAGCTTCTCATTCTATCAGGCTGCACAGCAGTTAGAAAGCTTCCTGATTTTGGGGAAAGCATGACAAATCTATCCATACTTGCTTTGGATGAGATTTCCATAGCTGAACTACCTCCAACTATTGGTTACTTGACAGGTCTTCATAGCTTGGTTTTACGGGAATGTAAAAATATTGTTTCCCTTCCAAATACCTTTTCTAAGTTGAAATCTCTCAAAAGGCTCAACCTATCTGGTTGCTCAAAATTTTCCAAGCTTCCTGATAATTTGCATGAAAATGAGGCTTTGGAGTGTCTTAATGTGAGTGACAGTGCTATAAGAGAAGTTCCTCCATCCATTGTCCATTTGAAAAATCTTGTATTACTTTTATTTCATGGATGCAAAGGAATTGCATGGACCTCAGAGAGCTCCCGCCTCCCTTTGGGTAAGTTTTTCAGGTTTGGTACTCATACAATGCCCAAGAAATTGATCTTACCTTCTTTTTCTGGTTTATCCTCATTGAAGAAACTAGATTTAAGCTATTGCAATCTCTATGATGAATCAATTCCGGATGATCTTGGCTGTTTATCATCATTGGTAACATTAGATTTAAGTGGGAACAATTTTGTGAACCTTCGTGATGGCTGCATATCTAAACTATCAAAGCTAGAAAGACTTGAGTTGAAGAGTTGCCAAAACCTGCAATCATTGCCTAAGTTACCACCAAATGTACATTTTGTAAATGCAAGTGATTGTGGTTCAATGGAACCCTTATCAAATCCACAAGAGATATGGGGTCACTTGGCATCATTTGCCTTTGACAAG TTGCAAGATGCAAGTCCAATTAAAACTTTATTGGTAAGTCCTGGAAACGAAATTCCGTCGACATTTTTCTATCAAAATTATTTTGATCGGGACATACAATATTTAAAAGATAACTACATATGGGCTGATTCTACTGTGTCAATATCAACGGATATAGCTCAGCTTTGTCAACGGTATGATAGAAGTGAATGGTGGGGAATGTTAGTCTGTCTTGTCGTAGAAGATGTGGCTTCTTCTACACCTTCCCAGGACTATCGTGTCGGTTGGATTTCAAAAGTTCCTgctactacaaataatattttGGGTCAGCTATGTCAAAAGTTGTTGGAGCATGGTTTCATTTCTGGGGTACCAAATTCCAAGCACCCTCATCTATTGGTTTTGTATATTCCTGTTCCTTCTTCCCGTTGGTGTTATGTTCAAGACAAGTTTCAGTTAATATTTTTCAGCTCTAGTCTTAAGAGTAAGTTAGTTATAAAGAAATGTGGGTGGCGCGTATTATGTAAGGAAGATGCACAACTCATGCGCAAAAGTCTGCCTGAATGCAGCACTTCTTCTGCCAACCAATGTGTCTCACGAGGAAATTGCTTATCTTCTCCTTTAACATCTTGGAGATGGATAAGCCATCTCAAGGTTCCCCGATGTTTCAAGACTTTCCTGTTGGCAGTCCTATGTGAACGCTTGCCTACTATTGCAAAGTGCAGGTTCTGTACCATGGAAGCGACTACTACTATCCATGTTTTAAGAGACTGTAGGCGAGCTTGTGCAATTTGGGTTCAAATGGTTCCTCCTCAAGTGCGTGAAGagtttttttcaatttctctTCATGATTGGATGCATAGGTTCCTTCAGAAGTCCTGGTTGCCAAATAACTGTGAAGACTATGATGCTGACTGCTTGAGGTTTTCAGTCACCACTTTTCTTCTCTGGAAGGATGGAAATAATTCCATCCCTGAGGGAGATTCTCTAACAGATAATGGTTTGTATTCTATGATCAAGTCTCTAGTACAAGAACACACCTCACCTACCAGGCATTTTATTAAGTTGAATGTGGACAGTTGTTGCATGGAAAATCCTAGAAATGCTGGTTATGGGGGTCTCTTTCGTGATGTGGAGGGGAATTGGCTTGGTGGGTTCTATGGCTCTCTGGGCTTTGCAACTAACATGAAAGCTGAGCTTTATGCCATTTGTCAAGGTTTGATCACTGCTTGGGATTTGGGTTACAAAAATATGTTAGTTGAAACTGATTCTTTGGAAGCTATCAATCACATTGAAGAGGCCAATATTGAGCATGATGCCTATCGTAGCTTGGTGGCTGACATACGCTCTCTCATGAAAAGAAATTGGTCCCTAAATTTGGTCCATTCTCTCAGAGAAGATAATGCTTGTGCAGATATTTTATCGAGACTTGGAGCTGAGCAGCACGAGGTCTATTGCTTCCATGCTTATCCACCACAACAGCTTCAGCGGGCATTGATTGCCGATGCCCTCCGTGTTCAACTTCCTTCCATGTAG